The following are encoded together in the Bdellovibrio sp. ArHS genome:
- a CDS encoding NAD(P)H-dependent oxidoreductase produces MKYIISGTDRPDSNTLKISKHIQSVYQTLGEQVEIIDLKELKKHLHDDIHYGKTTDAMKPYLDKVLSSEGLIVVCPEYNGSMPGILKYFIDHMKFPDSFEFRPVCFVGLGGMFGALRPVEHLQQVFGYRNAYVYPERVFIMNVGKILNAEGQVQDELIKQLLEKQAKGFKKFTEALGAFKIDANALIEQKKLK; encoded by the coding sequence ATGAAGTACATTATCTCAGGCACCGATCGACCTGACTCCAATACGCTTAAAATTTCTAAACACATTCAATCTGTCTATCAAACTTTGGGTGAACAGGTTGAAATTATCGATTTGAAAGAGCTGAAGAAACATCTGCATGACGACATTCACTACGGAAAAACAACCGATGCGATGAAGCCGTATCTCGATAAAGTTTTGTCGAGTGAAGGCTTGATTGTGGTCTGCCCCGAATACAATGGTTCTATGCCGGGTATCCTCAAATACTTCATCGATCACATGAAGTTTCCGGACTCTTTTGAATTTCGCCCGGTGTGCTTTGTCGGTTTGGGTGGGATGTTTGGAGCACTTCGTCCTGTCGAGCACCTTCAGCAGGTCTTTGGATATCGCAACGCCTATGTTTATCCCGAGCGCGTTTTCATTATGAATGTGGGTAAAATCTTAAATGCAGAAGGGCAAGTGCAAGACGAGTTGATTAAACAATTGCTTGAGAAACAGGCAAAAGGATTTAAAAAGTTCACCGAAGCGCTGGGAGCTTTTAAAATCGACGCCAATGCTCTTATCGAGCAAAAGAAGCTGAAGTAG
- a CDS encoding PilZ domain-containing protein: MANSKIWFILSEGQVNGPFDHEEIETRLASAKEPQIWGRGQSEWMNPMRWRQTLKESFQTLPATPHAAEPQGFWKVRIEGKEKSPMKYSELISYLKTLSDFSAVDICADSTGLWREVYAVPRVVEDLGISRRSHPRVPIVGTLTCQGSKGEFTCRVISISEGGLGINDARNLQIGERFTGTLTSPNLYITVNCACEVVYVGNDGYAGLRFVGLPDEFKSSIIEYVNKFATA, translated from the coding sequence GTGGCGAACTCGAAGATTTGGTTTATTCTTTCGGAAGGCCAAGTAAACGGTCCTTTTGATCATGAAGAAATAGAAACTCGCTTAGCATCCGCGAAAGAACCTCAAATCTGGGGCCGCGGCCAAAGCGAATGGATGAATCCGATGCGCTGGCGACAAACCTTAAAAGAATCTTTTCAGACTCTTCCGGCGACGCCTCACGCGGCAGAACCTCAGGGTTTTTGGAAGGTGCGAATCGAGGGGAAAGAAAAATCCCCTATGAAGTATTCTGAATTGATCTCTTACCTGAAAACCCTGAGTGATTTTTCTGCGGTGGATATTTGTGCCGATAGCACGGGCCTTTGGCGAGAAGTCTATGCTGTCCCACGCGTGGTGGAAGATCTGGGCATCAGTCGACGCTCCCACCCCCGCGTTCCGATCGTGGGGACATTGACTTGCCAAGGCAGCAAAGGCGAATTCACATGCCGTGTAATCTCGATCAGCGAAGGCGGTTTAGGTATTAATGACGCCCGTAATCTGCAAATTGGCGAACGCTTTACCGGCACTCTGACCAGCCCTAATCTTTACATCACGGTCAACTGTGCTTGCGAAGTCGTCTATGTCGGGAATGATGGCTATGCAGGTTTGCGTTTTGTCGGCCTTCCTGATGAGTTCAAGAGCTCCATTATCGAATACGTAAATAAATTTGCCACAGCGTAA
- a CDS encoding potassium transporter Kup, producing the protein MVSLGALGVVFGDIGTSPLYALRECFGGEYGLQPTPENIIGILSLIFWTMIILICVKYMAFVMRADNKGEGGILSLMALAVRSQQHKDLTRRRWLMTIIGLFGAALLYGDGIITPAISVLSAMEGLTYVAPNFEPYIIPLTIFVINALFLMQKYGTGKIGIIFGPILLLWFTTLAALGIHSMAENTHIFEALLPHHALEFFLRNGWHGFIVLGSVVLVVTGGEALYADMGHFGKRPIRLAWFFIALPALTLNYFGQGALLLNNVEAVSNPFYLMAPKWALLPLVILATTATVIASQALISGIFSITRQAIQLGFCPRISIVHTSSQEIGQIYVPSVNWSLFIGVVWLVLTFKSSSHLAAAYGIAVTGTMVITTILAFEVARQKWHWTLLKASAIFGGFLIVDLAFFAANIRKVTHGGWVPLVIGLVVYMLMTTWQKGRQVLFRRLKERSMPIEDFCQKILREPPLRAPGTAIYMSGDPWGVPVPLLHNLKHNKVLHQRVAILTIQTREVPFVSKKDRVSIQEVMPNMYRILAYYGFMEIPKMKHILEACRSKDIHFNVTETTFVLGRETIIADKTPNRVDEPGMPHWRERLFAIMAKNAQRPTAFFRIPPNQVIEVGIQVEI; encoded by the coding sequence ATGGTCTCTTTAGGCGCCCTCGGCGTGGTCTTTGGGGACATTGGTACCAGCCCTCTTTACGCTCTTCGTGAATGTTTTGGTGGTGAATATGGTTTGCAGCCCACGCCTGAAAATATCATTGGCATTCTCTCATTGATTTTTTGGACGATGATTATTTTGATTTGTGTGAAGTACATGGCGTTTGTCATGCGTGCAGACAACAAAGGTGAGGGCGGAATTCTTTCTTTGATGGCGTTGGCTGTTCGCAGTCAGCAGCATAAAGACCTGACCCGTCGGCGTTGGCTAATGACGATCATCGGACTTTTCGGAGCGGCTTTGTTATATGGTGACGGAATTATTACGCCGGCCATTTCAGTTCTTTCCGCGATGGAAGGGTTGACGTATGTGGCGCCCAATTTCGAACCCTATATTATTCCTCTCACCATCTTCGTCATCAATGCTTTGTTCCTGATGCAGAAATATGGAACAGGGAAGATCGGCATCATCTTCGGTCCGATTCTCTTATTGTGGTTCACAACGCTCGCGGCGTTGGGAATTCACTCGATGGCGGAAAACACGCATATCTTTGAAGCCCTTTTGCCTCATCATGCCTTAGAGTTTTTTCTGCGCAACGGCTGGCATGGTTTTATCGTTCTGGGATCTGTGGTTCTGGTTGTTACGGGCGGTGAAGCTCTTTACGCGGATATGGGACATTTTGGCAAACGCCCCATTCGTTTGGCGTGGTTTTTTATCGCCTTGCCCGCTTTAACTTTAAACTATTTCGGGCAAGGGGCTTTGCTTCTTAATAACGTGGAAGCTGTCTCCAATCCCTTTTATTTGATGGCACCTAAATGGGCTCTTTTGCCGCTGGTGATCTTGGCGACAACAGCGACCGTGATTGCCTCTCAAGCTTTGATTTCGGGCATTTTTTCTATTACCCGACAGGCTATTCAATTGGGCTTCTGTCCGCGTATTTCCATCGTTCATACCTCTAGTCAGGAAATCGGTCAGATTTATGTCCCGTCCGTCAACTGGTCTCTTTTTATCGGTGTTGTGTGGTTGGTGTTGACCTTTAAATCTTCCTCTCATTTGGCGGCAGCCTATGGGATTGCGGTCACCGGCACCATGGTGATCACGACGATTCTGGCTTTCGAAGTCGCCCGGCAGAAGTGGCATTGGACTTTGTTAAAAGCCTCGGCCATCTTCGGCGGTTTTTTGATTGTCGATCTGGCCTTCTTCGCGGCGAACATTCGTAAAGTGACCCATGGAGGCTGGGTGCCTCTGGTGATTGGCCTTGTGGTGTACATGCTGATGACAACATGGCAGAAGGGCCGTCAGGTTCTTTTCCGTCGTTTGAAAGAACGCTCTATGCCTATAGAGGATTTCTGCCAAAAGATCTTGCGAGAACCCCCTTTGCGAGCGCCAGGGACTGCGATCTATATGTCGGGGGATCCTTGGGGTGTGCCTGTGCCTCTTTTGCATAACTTGAAGCACAACAAGGTGCTGCACCAGCGCGTGGCGATTTTGACCATTCAAACTCGGGAAGTACCTTTTGTATCCAAAAAAGACCGGGTCTCTATTCAAGAAGTCATGCCCAATATGTATCGTATTTTGGCGTACTATGGTTTTATGGAAATCCCTAAGATGAAACACATCTTGGAAGCGTGTCGCTCTAAGGATATTCACTTCAATGTCACCGAAACCACTTTTGTCTTGGGACGCGAAACTATTATCGCCGATAAAACTCCCAACCGAGTGGATGAACCAGGAATGCCGCATTGGCGCGAAAGACTGTTTGCAATTATGGCTAAAAATGCGCAAAGACCGACAGCGTTCTTCCGCATCCCACCTAATCAGGTTATCGAAGTTGGTATTCAGGTCGAGATTTAA